TACCAAGAAATATCTGCTGGgtcaaacaatgaaaaaatccAGATACAAACGAGGGggagaagaggggtggccagaAAAAGTTGCCCCATTATTCATTAGATTATGAAACATGTTTCGCAATCCAATAATTAGCAAGGgatgatttttttcagcatgaaaaagGAGGCTTTTGTCATTTTGTGTTAGCACCCCAAACAAATGAACATCGCGCACAGCGCTGGTGCTGATACCACCCCCGGGCTCCCGCAGTGCCATCGCTCCGTACCGCTCGCCTCTCTCCAGTAAAAATGTTGTGGTGAGGACGGGACGACGCGGAGCAGCCACACTCGGGACATGAGATGAGTCCCCCTGGGTGCTCAGGGCCATGGGGTAATGAGGAGCAGGCTTGATTTCTACAGACCTTGAGGATGGTGGGTTGGAGAATGCATCGCGGTATGCCAGTGTCTGGGAAGCATTCTGAGATGCTCCAGGGGCAAAAGAACTCAACGTCTTGCTCTCTATGGTGGTTTTTCTCATCCTCTCCCCTACACTTAAGAGAAATAGGGTACAAAATAACATGAAAGTAGGGTTTTATGGCCATGCAGCCCCTGGTACATCCCAGTACATCAATAGGTTGATATAGCTCACCACGTGCTGAAAGCAGCCTGCTGGTTAGTTGGCCCCATCTTCTTTGAGGCTTGAGAAACCttgccctgtccctgctgcacaaccaaccaaccaaccaaccacccTTTCTGCCCAGGAGCAGATGAAGAGTCTTTGGGAAGGTTTCTTGCACTAAGCAGTAGAGGGCAATGGGAATagaacaggctccccagggcagtggtcagCAAaccaagctgctggagctcaagaagcatttggacaatgctcttaGACACAGGGTTTGAATTCTGTTTGGTCTTCTGTGGTTGGATTTAGTGATCCTCACTGGactcttccaacttgggatagCCTACGAAACAAAGACGTGGCACACATGGAGTGGGGACAGCAGTGACTCTGCTCCTCCATAGGGACTTGTCCTGGAGATGCTTCAGTTTTGGGTACAAGCACAGGCTCAGACCAGCTGAAAGCTTCCTCCTGTCACTAGAGGCATCAGATGGCAATACCAACACACCCCTCCTGgatcttcccttctcctcttctATCTAGTTAGGGCACACTCCAAACCTGAAGCCTGTATATGTTTGTTATTTACAGTGAGGCCAAAGTTTAGACAGATGTTATAATTATTATGAGGGGGAACATCGAAATGACCTAATTCCTAAAATGTAGTGGCATTGTGGGATCTCCCAACAACCAGGCTGGGAAATTCTGATCCTCCCAGTTGCTTTGTTGGATTGACACCACAGTAGAAGGCCTGCAGCTTAGGGGAACAACACCAGGTCAAGAAGCCATGCAATGATAACCTCCATATAGGAAGCTAGATTTATTCTGAGCGTCTCAGGACCCGAAGTACAATTCTCTGTTATTCTCTGCAGACCTAATATtatcaacatttctttttcaacaaTGATAGAAAAATGGTAGGAGCTGAGGAAGGATCTCACTAGGGTCCCTTAACAGGGTTAAAATGAGAGGGAGAAACAGGTCTCAGCCTCCTGCACAGATAATTTCAGTCCATACCACCAAAGACCTGGGTCTGAGATACAAATGTATTCCACTGCTGATGAAGGATTgtaaaaagtgttttgtttatcCTCCTACAGCCCATGGAGAGGCATCAGTGACATTGGGGAGCACTCATCCAACTGAGTTCACCTACCAGCTCTCCAAACTCCAGGGCACTGTGACCAGAGAGGATGTAGGAACTGCTCACGGGATGATGACGGTGTCTGAGAACAGCGTGACTATCAAGGTGATTCCACCAACCAAGGGGCTGTTTGACCTCATGATCTTTGCACGTCATGCCGACTCTCTGGACACTTACAACTGGGTGTGCTCCTATCAGATCCTATGCCTGGAGCCACGCACTGGGGAGGAACTGCCTGAAAACCCTTTTCATTTCTGGGGCCTTCACCAAAAGGTGAGAGATTTTGGCATTGAGGAAAGCAGCTACAAAGGGGAGCTGCTTGTTGCTCCACAGGGGACTTTGCTCTTGACTTTCCGGACATCCCGACCCCTGCTTGCCAGCTATGAGCTGGTGAATAAAGATTTAGATTCCACTCTGAGCAAGAAATGTCTGGCCGCTCAAGCTGAGGACAAGAAACTGAGTTGCCACGTACTCTGCCCATTCCAGGGTTACTACCGTCTCTCCGTGTTTGTAAAAGATTTAGGAGGTACCTCCTTCAGGAACACAGCCAATTTCCTCATTCGTTGCTTAGGACCTATCAACCAGAACGAGCTCTTCCCCTTGGGGCTGAGCATGCACTGTGGGAGTGGGATCAGCTCCAGTGGCTGCGGCCTCTCCAACCCCAGCCACTCCGACCCCATCATCACCACCAAGATGGGCAAGTGCAACATCACCTTCCATGCACGGGCTGATGTTGAGGTGGCCGCCAGCTTGAGCAAAGACAAAGTCAATAACACTGAGTACCCCCTAGAGAGGTACGTGCTGGTTACCCACCTGAAGTCCAAAGTCAGCGTGTGCATCGTGCTCCCTGAGCCGGGCATGTACAAAGTGGGGCTTTACGGGAGAAACAAAGACCACAAGGAGTTTGTTCATATTTGTGACTACATCGTGCGCTGtttctcagagctgtgctggcctCCTTTCCCCAAGGTCTACAGCTCATGGAGGAGAGGTTGCGTGCTGCTGGAGCCACGTACGGGCCTcctccaggagcagagctgggtccATTTCAGAGTGAAATTGCCAAAAGCCCACAAGGCTGTTGTCCTTGGGGAAGAGAAGACGGTGCTACAGCTGAACCCCAGCTCTGTTTGGGAAGGGGAGGTGTTCAGTGGGTCAGAAGGGATGCGGGTCCGACTGGCTGCCAGCTTCAGCCCGTGCTGCTCCTCCATGGAGGTCCTGCTGGAATTTGAGGTGGGATGTAGCCCACCTGCCTCCTCGGGGCTCTCAGGGTAAGCTGGGTGCTCCGCAAAGCGTGTAGAAAGCCAAGGGAGGAAGCAGAAGCTCTTAAAACTGATGGACGTCGAGACAAGGACAGAACTCCCAGAATGTTATGGCACATCATGGGGAGTCGGGGTGTCACACGCAGAGCTCCTCTTCCCGCAGGATATCCAGATACTTGCTGGGGCCTCCCATCCCTCTTAGAGACCTTACTGCCACGTAAATCAGGACCAACATATGGAAGGCTCCTAATATTTTGCTTCTGTCAGAGGAAACCATTGTTCAGCTTCTCTACAGGAAGGATGTCTCGCTGCTTATTACCAGCTTGAATAATCGTTTGGAATGCTTCGTTTGACATTTATTCAGGAACTTGGAAACCACACggtttctttctctggagaggatgacaacaacaacaattaatgaaaaaaaaaaaaaaaaaaaaaaaaaaaaagcccacaccAGAGCCAACAGCatcaaaaaatgtaaatatatagtAAAGAAAGGAGGACCTCCTTGCAGAGGAAATCTGTGCTTGggcagaggagagaggaaaggaaggaaggacataCTGTATTTTATCAACCATCTCTTCAAAATATCTTTCAGGTTTTCGTTATCAATGCTGACAAGTAGATATGCTCTTAAGAGCACCAAGGGCTTGAAATTAAGAGAGGGAAGAGGCAAGGAAGATAATCCGCAGCCAAAGCTTCTAACTGCAGAGTGGAAAGCACAGACAATTGCTCTTAGATTCTGGCATTATAAACAGGTCATGGGCAGGGTCCTCACAGCATCCAGGGGAACACATTTTCGTTGTCTGAAGAAAACATGCTATAAGAGTCTAAAGtaaaaggcaggaaa
This region of Coturnix japonica isolate 7356 chromosome 4, Coturnix japonica 2.1, whole genome shotgun sequence genomic DNA includes:
- the LOC107314097 gene encoding kyphoscoliosis peptidase-like, which gives rise to MKTSHDGAKPSKSHTIKAKELILSRNGDHHEKQPTQMTSRWTHPKSHEGNPVPSQADDILPDQTEAQMSDVCNGNVSLGDVSKEINLNSSEKIPNQDSSAKRNKDGVLKKVSKVRDEPKDSPSKDVFLFWANKVNNSSKVNTFPKILQKSFVTAGNSSPSLLPQERLSLEEKNQTEKPQRKTRRDLFSDTKVFSHIDTHVLHVSQQLKSGHIRMSVQAIVPLITAKSQSKLEMLRAIWFWLCHNIEYDVDGFLGLSQKIHTPEQVLQTGRAVCSGYAHLCWEMCREAGLSSVEIPGFGRGPCTHGGQQCQQQKSSHMWNAVQLEGQWWLLDACWGAGTVDTESRLFVPRHDDFFFLTDPEHFIETHWPEDPTWQLLQPPISREDFEQRVFKTSEFFRLQLCLLSPNTSLLRTAHGEASVTLGSTHPTEFTYQLSKLQGTVTREDVGTAHGMMTVSENSVTIKVIPPTKGLFDLMIFARHADSLDTYNWVCSYQILCLEPRTGEELPENPFHFWGLHQKVRDFGIEESSYKGELLVAPQGTLLLTFRTSRPLLASYELVNKDLDSTLSKKCLAAQAEDKKLSCHVLCPFQGYYRLSVFVKDLGGTSFRNTANFLIRCLGPINQNELFPLGLSMHCGSGISSSGCGLSNPSHSDPIITTKMGKCNITFHARADVEVAASLSKDKVNNTEYPLERYVLVTHLKSKVSVCIVLPEPGMYKVGLYGRNKDHKEFVHICDYIVRCFSELCWPPFPKVYSSWRRGCVLLEPRTGLLQEQSWVHFRVKLPKAHKAVVLGEEKTVLQLNPSSVWEGEVFSGSEGMRVRLAASFSPCCSSMEVLLEFEVGCSPPASSGLSG